One window from the genome of Paraconexibacter algicola encodes:
- a CDS encoding 2Fe-2S iron-sulfur cluster-binding protein gives MTRLTVDGTEIEVADGATVLEAARAAAHDVPVLCFDERMDPFGACRVCLVGVQGEDGTVDVVPSCTTIAKDGMAVHTRDERARRVAGAVVELVLSELPVAPAAHTELAAVARELGVTTTRWPGEQRAVRHETDHPYLALRHELCISCARCVRACDEVQGTFALTLTGRGFHTDISAGIDEGFRASACVSCGACADTCPTDAITELSLLDLATAQEATA, from the coding sequence ATGACCCGCCTGACCGTCGACGGCACCGAGATCGAGGTCGCCGACGGCGCGACCGTGCTGGAGGCCGCGCGCGCCGCCGCCCACGACGTGCCCGTCCTGTGCTTCGACGAGCGGATGGACCCGTTCGGCGCCTGCCGCGTCTGCCTCGTCGGGGTCCAGGGCGAGGACGGCACGGTCGACGTCGTCCCGTCCTGCACGACGATCGCCAAGGACGGCATGGCCGTCCACACCCGCGACGAGCGCGCCCGCCGCGTCGCCGGCGCGGTCGTGGAGCTCGTGCTCTCCGAGCTGCCCGTCGCGCCCGCCGCGCACACCGAGCTCGCCGCGGTCGCCCGCGAGCTCGGCGTCACCACGACGCGCTGGCCCGGCGAGCAGCGCGCGGTGCGCCACGAGACCGACCACCCGTACCTCGCGCTGCGCCACGAGCTCTGCATCAGCTGCGCCCGCTGCGTGCGCGCCTGCGACGAGGTCCAGGGCACGTTCGCCCTGACGCTCACCGGTCGCGGGTTCCACACCGACATCAGCGCCGGGATCGACGAGGGCTTCCGCGCCTCGGCCTGCGTGTCGTGCGGCGCCTGCGCCGACACCTGCCCCACCGACGCGATCACCGAGCTGTCCCTGCTCGACCTCGCCACCGCCCAGGAGGCCACCGCATGA
- the fdhF gene encoding formate dehydrogenase subunit alpha — MSRFADTVTTTCGYCGVGCRLEAHVVDDHVVSITPAHDGPANEGHTCLKGRFAHRFSRHRERLTTPLIRDRRGGELRPASWEEATDLIVSRLTAIKEQSGPDAIAALASSRGTNEDCWVLQRLVRAAIGTNNVDNCSRVCHSPTSYAMRRTLGLSGATGSFSDIDHADAAILVGANPTEGHPVVGARIKQAALRGMQLVVIDPRTIELVDHAALHLAPRPGTNAAVMLGLAHVLHRDGYVDHDFVGARTEGLDELVALLADYDPAEVERITGVPAADLERAARIYGDAAEASIMWGLGVTEHRYGSEVVQLICNLGLMTGKVGRRGSALLPLRGQNNVQGSSDMGALPDTYSDYRPVDDEPTARAFEARWGVPLSRRRGLTIPQMFDAAIAGDLRAMYIFGEDVAQTDPNTAHVIHALESLEFVVAQDIFETETTRYADVVLPASSFLEKTGTFTNAERRVQLVGAAITPPGDARTDFDIITGLSRALGHDMGLATPADAMDEIAALTPNFRGISHARVGRTGLQWPVAADGTDSPTLYETAFVREGGRGLFAALPYHEPGDAPDAEFPLVLITGRRLQHYNAGTMTRRTGNLELLDGDWLEVHPDDAARLGVRDGQRVEVRSRVGRIEIDVRVTERIEPGNVFTAFHFPEIRTNLLVGNSADVNTSCPEYKVVAVAVTPFGEEPAARPVLGTPAAA; from the coding sequence ATGAGCCGCTTCGCCGACACCGTCACGACCACCTGCGGCTACTGCGGCGTGGGCTGCCGCCTGGAGGCGCACGTCGTCGACGACCACGTCGTGTCGATCACCCCCGCGCACGACGGTCCCGCCAACGAGGGCCACACGTGCCTGAAGGGACGCTTCGCGCACCGCTTCAGCCGCCACCGCGAACGGCTCACCACGCCGCTGATCCGCGACCGCCGCGGCGGCGAGCTGCGACCGGCGAGCTGGGAGGAGGCGACCGACCTGATCGTCTCCCGGCTCACCGCGATCAAGGAGCAGAGCGGCCCCGACGCGATCGCCGCCCTGGCCTCCTCGCGCGGCACCAACGAGGACTGCTGGGTGCTGCAGCGCCTGGTCCGTGCCGCGATCGGGACCAACAACGTCGACAACTGCTCGCGCGTCTGCCACTCCCCCACCTCCTACGCGATGCGCCGCACGCTCGGGCTCTCGGGCGCCACCGGCTCGTTCTCCGACATCGACCACGCCGACGCGGCGATCCTCGTCGGCGCGAACCCGACCGAGGGGCACCCGGTCGTCGGGGCGCGGATCAAGCAGGCCGCGCTGCGCGGCATGCAGCTCGTGGTCATCGACCCGCGCACGATCGAGCTCGTCGACCACGCCGCCCTGCACCTCGCCCCGCGGCCGGGCACGAACGCCGCGGTCATGCTCGGCCTCGCCCACGTCCTGCACCGCGACGGGTACGTCGACCACGACTTCGTCGGCGCGCGCACCGAGGGCCTCGACGAGCTCGTCGCGCTGCTGGCCGACTACGACCCCGCGGAGGTCGAGCGGATCACCGGCGTGCCCGCCGCCGACCTCGAGCGCGCCGCCCGGATCTACGGCGACGCCGCGGAGGCCTCGATCATGTGGGGCCTGGGCGTGACCGAGCACCGCTACGGCAGCGAGGTCGTGCAGCTGATCTGCAACCTCGGGCTGATGACCGGCAAGGTCGGCCGGCGCGGCTCGGCGCTGCTGCCGCTGCGCGGCCAGAACAACGTGCAGGGCTCCTCGGACATGGGCGCGCTGCCGGACACGTACTCCGACTACCGCCCGGTCGACGACGAGCCGACCGCGCGCGCGTTCGAGGCCCGGTGGGGCGTGCCGCTTTCGCGCCGCCGCGGCCTGACGATCCCGCAGATGTTCGACGCGGCGATCGCCGGGGACCTGCGCGCGATGTACATCTTCGGCGAGGACGTCGCGCAGACCGACCCGAACACCGCGCACGTGATCCACGCGCTCGAGTCGCTGGAGTTCGTCGTCGCCCAGGACATCTTCGAGACGGAGACGACCCGCTACGCCGACGTCGTCCTGCCCGCCTCCTCGTTCCTGGAGAAGACCGGCACGTTCACCAACGCGGAGCGCCGCGTGCAGCTGGTGGGCGCGGCGATCACCCCGCCCGGGGACGCGCGCACGGACTTCGACATCATCACCGGCCTGTCACGGGCGCTGGGGCACGACATGGGCCTGGCGACCCCGGCGGACGCGATGGACGAGATCGCCGCGCTGACCCCGAACTTCCGCGGCATCAGCCACGCCCGGGTCGGGCGCACCGGCCTGCAGTGGCCGGTCGCCGCCGACGGCACGGACTCCCCGACGCTGTACGAGACCGCGTTCGTCCGCGAGGGCGGCCGCGGCCTGTTCGCCGCGCTCCCGTACCACGAGCCCGGCGACGCCCCCGACGCGGAGTTCCCGCTGGTGCTGATCACCGGCCGGCGGCTGCAGCACTACAACGCGGGCACGATGACGCGCCGGACCGGCAACCTCGAGCTGCTGGACGGCGACTGGCTGGAGGTCCACCCCGACGACGCCGCGCGGCTTGGCGTGCGCGACGGGCAGCGCGTGGAGGTCCGCTCGCGCGTCGGGCGGATCGAGATCGACGTGCGCGTGACCGAGCGCATCGAGCCGGGGAACGTCTTCACCGCCTTCCACTTCCCGGAGATCCGCACGAACCTGCTCGTCGGCAACTCGGCGGACGTCAACACCTCCTGCCCGGAGTACAAGGTCGTCGCGGTCGCCGTGACCCCGTTCGGGGAGGAGCCGGCCGCCCGGCCCGTCCTCGGCACGCCCGCCGCCGCGTGA
- the fdhD gene encoding formate dehydrogenase accessory sulfurtransferase FdhD: MSGPLVPDVAVAHSVATVARDGGRDEVAVEEPLEIRVDDRPLVVTMRTPGHDEELALGFLHGEGLIDAPRAAGPTADLAANTVVVDGPLLRDPGARSFFTTSSCGVCGKGALEEVAVHAPALPTGGPRVSRALLAALPDRLRQPGFRRTGGMHATGLFDADGRLLLLREDVGRHNAMDKVIGRALLDGLLPLHDHLLCVSGRLSFELVQKAAVAGAPVLVGVGAPTSLAVALAADRGMTLCGFARGDAVAVYADPGRVVD, translated from the coding sequence ATGTCCGGCCCGCTGGTCCCCGACGTCGCCGTCGCGCACAGCGTCGCGACCGTCGCGCGTGACGGCGGGCGCGACGAGGTCGCCGTCGAGGAGCCGCTGGAGATCCGCGTGGACGACCGGCCGCTGGTCGTGACGATGCGCACCCCGGGCCACGACGAGGAGCTCGCGCTGGGCTTCCTGCACGGCGAGGGCCTGATCGACGCGCCCCGGGCGGCGGGCCCGACCGCGGACCTCGCCGCGAACACGGTCGTCGTCGACGGGCCGCTCCTGCGCGACCCCGGCGCCCGGTCGTTCTTCACCACGTCGTCGTGCGGGGTCTGCGGCAAGGGCGCGCTGGAGGAGGTCGCGGTGCACGCCCCGGCGCTGCCGACCGGCGGCCCGCGGGTGTCGCGCGCGCTGCTGGCCGCGCTGCCGGACCGCCTGCGCCAGCCGGGCTTCCGGCGCACGGGCGGCATGCACGCCACGGGCCTCTTCGACGCCGACGGCCGGCTGCTGCTCCTGCGCGAGGACGTCGGCCGCCACAACGCGATGGACAAGGTGATCGGGCGCGCGCTGCTCGACGGGCTGCTGCCGCTGCACGACCACCTCCTGTGCGTCAGCGGGCGGCTGTCCTTCGAGCTCGTGCAGAAGGCCGCCGTCGCCGGGGCCCCGGTGCTCGTCGGGGTCGGTGCGCCGACCTCGCTGGCGGTCGCCCTGGCCGCCGACCGCGGGATGACGCTGTGCGGGTTCGCGCGCGGCGACGCGGTCGCCGTCTACGCGGACCCGGGGCGCGTCGTCGACTGA
- a CDS encoding TIGR03617 family F420-dependent LLM class oxidoreductase, which translates to MHVDLTLRALPIADVASAAREAQALGFSGVGVTESTGNPFVAATLAADATADVRVSTGIALALPRTPMDLAYTAWDLQALSGGRFALGLGSQVRAHVERRYGAAFARPAARMREQTLALRAIFDAWEHGGELAFQGEFWSHTLMPPNFRPPALPDGVRRPPVLLAAVRERMLEVVGEVADGLLGHAFQTVDVLREVTLPALERGLETGGRARADVEVTAAIFVALDDGEWEGVRRRVAFYGSTPGYRHVLDHHDLGGLFEALHAASRAGEWRTMPDLVDDDVLRLFAVRADTPAEAAAEIRARVGGLADRVALVGEQPDLAQWAAIAAALRDG; encoded by the coding sequence GTGCACGTCGACCTGACCCTCCGCGCCCTGCCGATCGCCGACGTCGCGTCCGCGGCTCGGGAGGCGCAGGCGCTCGGCTTCTCCGGCGTCGGGGTGACCGAGTCGACCGGCAACCCGTTCGTCGCCGCGACCCTCGCCGCCGACGCCACCGCCGACGTCCGCGTCAGCACGGGGATCGCGCTCGCGCTCCCGCGCACGCCGATGGACCTCGCCTACACGGCGTGGGACCTGCAGGCCCTCAGCGGCGGCCGCTTCGCGCTCGGGCTCGGCTCGCAGGTCCGCGCGCACGTCGAGCGCCGCTACGGGGCCGCGTTCGCGCGGCCCGCGGCCCGGATGCGGGAGCAGACGCTCGCCCTGCGCGCGATCTTCGACGCCTGGGAGCACGGCGGCGAGCTGGCGTTCCAGGGCGAGTTCTGGTCGCACACGCTGATGCCGCCGAACTTCCGGCCGCCCGCGCTCCCGGACGGCGTCCGGCGCCCGCCGGTCCTCCTGGCCGCGGTCCGCGAGCGGATGCTCGAGGTCGTCGGGGAGGTCGCCGACGGGCTGCTCGGCCACGCCTTCCAGACCGTCGACGTGCTGCGCGAGGTGACGCTCCCGGCGCTCGAGCGCGGCCTCGAGACCGGCGGTCGCGCCCGCGCGGACGTCGAGGTCACCGCCGCGATCTTCGTCGCCCTGGACGACGGCGAGTGGGAGGGCGTGCGCCGGCGCGTCGCGTTCTACGGGTCGACACCCGGCTACCGGCACGTGCTCGACCACCACGACCTCGGCGGCCTGTTCGAGGCGCTGCACGCCGCGTCGCGCGCGGGCGAGTGGCGGACGATGCCCGACCTCGTCGACGACGACGTCCTGCGCCTGTTCGCGGTGCGGGCCGACACGCCCGCCGAGGCGGCGGCGGAGATCCGCGCACGGGTCGGGGGACTCGCCGACCGCGTGGCGCTCGTCGGCGAGCAGCCGGACCTCGCCCAGTGGGCGGCGATCGCGGCCGCCCTGCGGGACGGGTAG
- a CDS encoding helix-turn-helix domain-containing protein, which yields MLANDESAEDRVRRRLRELRIDRGLTLEAVASRAGMDTSTLSRLESGRRRLALDHLPALAAALGVSSDELLLPHTPEDPRIRAEPVRRGDMTFWPLTRRGAAGGLHAFKFLIPHRRELGPADQRVHDGHDWIYVLSGRLRLLLGDDELILEPGEAVEFSCRTPHAMGAVEEPVEAIGIFGPHGERVHVHG from the coding sequence ATGTTGGCAAACGACGAGTCGGCGGAGGACCGCGTCCGGCGGCGCCTGCGCGAGCTGCGGATCGATCGCGGCCTGACGCTCGAGGCGGTCGCCTCCCGGGCGGGCATGGACACCTCGACCCTCAGCCGGCTGGAGTCCGGTCGTCGGCGCCTGGCGCTCGACCACCTGCCCGCGCTCGCCGCCGCCCTGGGCGTGTCCTCCGACGAGCTGCTGCTGCCGCACACCCCGGAGGACCCGCGCATCCGCGCGGAGCCGGTCCGCCGCGGCGACATGACCTTCTGGCCCTTGACGCGACGGGGCGCCGCGGGCGGCCTGCACGCGTTCAAGTTCCTGATCCCGCACCGTCGCGAGCTCGGGCCCGCCGACCAGCGCGTGCACGACGGCCACGACTGGATCTACGTGCTCAGCGGTCGGCTGCGGCTGCTGCTCGGCGACGACGAGCTGATCCTCGAGCCCGGCGAGGCGGTCGAGTTCAGCTGCCGCACCCCGCACGCGATGGGCGCGGTCGAGGAGCCGGTCGAGGCGATCGGCATCTTCGGCCCGCACGGCGAGCGCGTGCACGTGCACGGCTGA
- a CDS encoding NAD(P)/FAD-dependent oxidoreductase, giving the protein MDQDWDVIVVGAGAAGLNAAQMLGRARRRTLVVDAGEQSNRAAPAVHGVLGHDGRTADELYALGRRELATYPSVTVRDGTVTAARATGTPQAPAFTATVDGDEHRSRRLLLAGGTTYVLPDVPGAAELWGTDVFHCPFCHGWEVRDAPLALLAPGGGHLLHDLLLTGWSDDVVVLTDGPATALDDAARATLDAAGVRLEERPIARLRAEGGTLAAVVLADGEELVRRAVLSVHTRRQRSPLAEQLGLELRPDGTILTDGQAMTSLPGVLAAGDAAMSMPSVPNAIAEGSRAGAFASTGLLAEDHGLPFPPH; this is encoded by the coding sequence ATGGATCAGGACTGGGACGTCATCGTCGTCGGCGCCGGGGCCGCCGGCCTGAACGCCGCGCAGATGCTCGGCCGGGCGCGGCGCCGGACGCTCGTCGTCGACGCCGGGGAGCAGAGCAACCGCGCCGCCCCCGCGGTCCACGGCGTGCTCGGCCACGACGGGCGGACGGCCGACGAGCTCTACGCGCTCGGCCGTCGCGAGCTCGCGACCTACCCGTCGGTCACCGTCCGGGACGGCACCGTCACCGCGGCCCGTGCGACCGGCACGCCGCAGGCCCCCGCGTTCACCGCCACCGTCGACGGTGACGAGCACCGGTCGCGGCGCCTGCTGCTCGCGGGCGGCACGACCTACGTCCTGCCCGACGTCCCGGGCGCGGCCGAGCTGTGGGGCACCGACGTCTTTCACTGCCCGTTCTGCCACGGCTGGGAGGTCCGCGACGCGCCGCTCGCGCTGCTGGCTCCCGGCGGCGGGCACCTGCTGCACGACCTGCTGCTCACCGGCTGGTCCGACGACGTCGTCGTGCTGACCGACGGGCCCGCGACCGCCCTCGACGACGCGGCCCGCGCGACGCTCGACGCCGCCGGGGTGCGACTCGAGGAGCGGCCGATCGCGCGGCTGCGCGCGGAGGGCGGGACGCTCGCCGCGGTCGTCCTCGCCGACGGCGAGGAGCTCGTGCGCCGTGCCGTGCTCAGCGTTCACACGCGCCGCCAGCGCTCGCCGCTGGCCGAGCAGCTCGGCCTCGAGCTGCGGCCGGACGGGACGATCCTGACCGACGGGCAGGCGATGACCTCGCTGCCCGGCGTCCTGGCGGCCGGCGACGCGGCGATGTCGATGCCCAGCGTGCCGAACGCGATCGCGGAGGGCTCACGCGCCGGGGCGTTCGCCAGCACCGGGCTGCTCGCGGAGGATCACGGGCTGCCGTTCCCGCCGCACTGA
- a CDS encoding MFS transporter has translation MTRRPVLLTITAAQALSVASASVVAVALPQLGRDLDASASELQWVVDAFVIVFASLLVAGGVLGDRVGRRTTFLAGLSLFALGSLWCALAPSVPALLVGRVVQGVGPALLLPASLALVTAIFPDPVERARAIGVWATGSGLGLASGPTVGGILVEAFDWRAVFAINVPLAAALLVVGVRGLPRLPPTPSPHRFDVGGALLLTGGIAALCFAIIEGRTLGWGSPGIVASAALAAVLLAGFLRWEQGRPEPLVVPALLLQRTFLAANLAGGTVFFALIGGTVYFTAFFQQVQGRSALESGFCMLPLGLAVVLVAPLAGRLTPRLGAGRLMLAGLAVAATATLLMLRLEPGLGYGAIWWNVALVGVGTGLALPPMTVTALSAVDPARTGMASAVHNASRQVGQTLGVAVLGTIIAAHAGAADGGRALRGVAAQDWVDGLHVALVVAAALLVAVAVAVAALVRPGSGGPPAAATTGTVARPAGPEPLRPAA, from the coding sequence GTGACGCGGCGGCCGGTCCTCCTCACCATCACCGCCGCGCAGGCGCTCTCGGTCGCCTCGGCGAGCGTCGTCGCCGTGGCGCTGCCGCAGCTCGGGCGCGACCTCGACGCGTCGGCGTCGGAGCTGCAGTGGGTCGTCGACGCGTTCGTGATCGTGTTCGCGTCGCTGCTCGTCGCCGGGGGCGTGCTCGGCGACCGGGTGGGCCGTCGCACGACGTTCCTCGCGGGCCTGTCGCTGTTCGCGCTCGGCTCGCTGTGGTGCGCGCTCGCGCCGAGCGTCCCCGCGCTGCTGGTCGGCCGCGTCGTGCAGGGGGTCGGGCCCGCGCTGCTGCTGCCCGCGTCGCTCGCGCTCGTGACCGCGATCTTCCCCGACCCCGTCGAGCGCGCCCGGGCGATCGGGGTCTGGGCGACCGGCTCGGGCCTGGGGCTCGCGAGCGGGCCGACCGTCGGCGGGATCCTCGTCGAGGCGTTCGACTGGCGTGCGGTCTTCGCGATCAACGTCCCGCTCGCCGCCGCGCTGCTCGTCGTCGGGGTACGCGGGCTGCCGCGCCTGCCCCCCACGCCGTCGCCGCACCGCTTCGACGTCGGCGGCGCGCTGCTGCTGACCGGCGGGATCGCGGCGCTGTGCTTCGCGATCATCGAGGGCCGGACGCTGGGCTGGGGCTCGCCGGGGATCGTCGCGTCCGCCGCGCTCGCGGCCGTGCTGCTCGCCGGCTTCCTGCGCTGGGAGCAGGGGCGGCCGGAGCCGCTCGTCGTCCCCGCGCTGCTGCTGCAGCGCACGTTCCTCGCCGCGAACCTCGCCGGCGGCACCGTGTTCTTCGCCCTCATCGGCGGCACCGTCTACTTCACGGCGTTCTTCCAGCAGGTCCAGGGACGCAGCGCCCTGGAGTCCGGGTTCTGCATGCTGCCGCTGGGCCTCGCCGTCGTGCTCGTCGCGCCGCTCGCGGGCCGGCTCACCCCGCGGCTCGGCGCCGGGCGGCTGATGCTCGCCGGGCTCGCGGTGGCGGCGACCGCGACGCTGCTGATGCTGCGGCTGGAGCCCGGGCTCGGCTACGGGGCGATCTGGTGGAACGTCGCGCTGGTCGGCGTCGGCACCGGGCTGGCGCTGCCGCCGATGACGGTGACCGCGCTGTCCGCCGTCGACCCGGCCCGCACCGGCATGGCGTCGGCGGTCCACAACGCCAGCCGGCAGGTCGGGCAGACGCTCGGGGTCGCGGTGCTCGGGACGATCATCGCCGCGCACGCGGGTGCCGCCGACGGCGGGCGGGCGCTGCGCGGCGTCGCCGCCCAGGACTGGGTCGACGGCCTGCACGTCGCGCTCGTGGTGGCCGCGGCGCTGCTGGTGGCCGTCGCGGTGGCGGTGGCCGCCCTCGTGCGGCCCGGCTCCGGGGGCCCGCCCGCCGCTGCGACGACTGGCACGGTCGCGCGGCCCGCCGGCCCGGAGCCGCTCCGCCCGGCCGCGTAG